The Maylandia zebra isolate NMK-2024a linkage group LG7, Mzebra_GT3a, whole genome shotgun sequence genome contains a region encoding:
- the exosc2 gene encoding exosome complex component RRP4, which produces MAADMRLPTIRKPVSLSASAFDRKDLVVPGDVITSDTGFMRGHGTYVDDDKLTASVAGEVQRVDKLICVRPLKTRFNGEVGDVVVGRITEVQQKRWKVQTNSRLDSVLLLSSVNLPGGELRRRSAEDELTMREYLQEGDLISAEVQSVFLDGALSLHTRSLKYGKLGQGVLVQLSPSLIKRQKTHFHNLPCGASIILGNNGFVWLYPTPGQQEEEAGGFYTSLEPVSLSDREVISRLRNCLLALAAHKVLLYDTSVLYCYESSLQHQVKDLLKPEVMEEIVMLTQQKLLEQEG; this is translated from the exons ATGGCTGCAGATATGAGATTACCGACCATTAGAAAACCCGTGTCGCTATCAGCGTCTGCTTTTGACCGAAAAGATCTGGTCGTACCGGGGGATGTTATTACTTCAGACACTGGGTTCATGAG GGGTCATGGCACCTACGTTGATGACGACAAGTTGACAGCTTCAGTCGCAGGAGAGGTGCAGAGGGTGGACAAACTCATCTGTGTCAGGCCACTTAAGACCAG GTTTAATGGTGAGGTTGGAGATGTTGTGGTTGGCAGAATTACAGAG GTGCAGCAGAAAAGATGGAAGGTGCAGACAAACTCCCGACTGGACTCTGTCCTCTTGTTGTCTTCTGTAAACCTGCCAGGAGGAGAGTTG AGGAGAAGATCAGCAGAAGATGAGCTGACCATGAGAGAATATCTTCAGGAGGGAGATCTCATCAGT GCAGAGGTGCAGTCTGTCTTCTTGGATGGAGCTCTTTCACTTCACACCCGTAGTTTAAAGTATGGAAAA TTGGGTCAAGGAGTACTGGTCCAGCTTTCCCCTTCTCTGATCAAGAGGCAGAAAACGCATTTCCACAACCTGCCGTGTGGCGCATCCATTATCCTGGGGAATAATGGCTTTGTGTGGTTGTATCCCACACCGGGCCAACAAGAGGAGGAAGCTGGGGGTTTCTACACCAGCCTTGAG CCTGTCAGCCTGTCGGATCGAGAGGTCATTTCACGGTTGAGAAACTGCCTGCTGGCTTTGGCTGCGCACAAAGTCCTCCTGTATGACACCAGTGTTCTCTACTGCTACGAATCATCACTTCAGCACCAG GTGAAGGACCTCTTAAAACCAGAGGTGATGGAGGAGATTGTAATGTTGACACAACAGAAGCTCTTGGAACAGGAGGGTTAA